The following coding sequences are from one Lysinibacillus sp. FSL W8-0992 window:
- a CDS encoding putative holin-like toxin, translating to MTVYESITLMFSFATLIVTILALSFTFSKKK from the coding sequence ATGACAGTTTATGAGTCTATAACGCTCATGTTTAGTTTCGCTACACTTATTGTAACGATTCTTGCGTTGTCATTTACTTTTTCAAAAAAAAAGTAA
- a CDS encoding helix-turn-helix domain-containing protein, with amino-acid sequence MGSLGNRIKYLREKKYISQKDFAKQIGVSSTVLSRYESDDRKPDYDTLQSIADYLNVSTDYLLGRTDILESTYNKGHITAIIHDPELQLWYKELPQYTEDDLRKLKTIWEIIRDKHN; translated from the coding sequence TTGGGTTCTTTAGGTAATCGAATTAAATATTTGCGTGAAAAAAAATACATTTCTCAAAAAGATTTTGCTAAGCAAATTGGTGTTTCGAGTACTGTATTATCTAGGTATGAATCTGATGATAGAAAACCTGATTACGACACATTACAGTCTATTGCTGATTATTTAAATGTTAGCACCGATTACCTACTTGGCAGGACAGACATCTTGGAATCCACATATAATAAAGGTCACATTACTGCTATTATTCATGATCCAGAACTTCAATTATGGTATAAAGAACTTCCCCAATATACAGAAGATGACCTTCGCAAACTAAAAACGATATGGGAAATAATCAGGGATAAGCACAATTAG
- a CDS encoding DUF6883 domain-containing protein, translating to MNNFVYFCNADYAPFKGFYGNKCNHYFSVALSTLKFNPNETVSIQSGDLLLGNVSTQLAASERVGKEISSTYIFDKYLYTSLLIDLTKSMSLTWYTYNIEDFNIMGINLNNIYCITASNLSSDMALQLDVTLRKQAFYIGAAEIDPGNPLHQILFSRFLISNAFIKDNTIFYKEGQVDFDWSVYFKSFKTQAIDPYEFDFDFPNIPMPNSFSESGKKTSNIFKSKGKFGHHKKVAEAFQKALWDKSIERDAVLTTGNRDEEIIIPENKLANYALNLQHSEGGSKAKFFKEELNIEKEDWRYLAEQIKLGLNDGEVREIRVDEYGIKYHVDIQITGLNETIRTVRTAWIIRPKESMQLVTIHPAKDLPHDGLSERPIIALPKILEGNDKWSELFRLANEAGKIAGDKHIPTPIIFSGISEPHLEGKLGWAIIYFKDKKHDFVKWLKKSNKGRVNKNGYLFVIRHKSQSAERALAYAQEFSRVLRSNGVDSESQIHLD from the coding sequence ATGAATAACTTTGTTTATTTTTGCAATGCCGATTATGCACCCTTTAAAGGGTTTTACGGCAATAAATGTAACCACTACTTTAGCGTTGCTCTCTCTACATTAAAATTTAACCCCAATGAGACAGTAAGTATCCAATCTGGCGACCTTCTGTTAGGCAATGTCTCAACTCAACTTGCTGCTTCCGAAAGAGTAGGAAAAGAAATATCAAGTACATACATTTTTGATAAATATTTATATACATCTCTACTTATCGATCTTACTAAGTCTATGTCTTTAACGTGGTACACCTATAATATAGAAGACTTTAATATTATGGGTATAAATTTAAACAATATCTATTGTATAACAGCATCAAATCTTAGCAGCGATATGGCATTACAATTGGATGTTACATTGCGGAAACAAGCTTTTTATATAGGAGCAGCCGAGATTGATCCAGGTAATCCACTTCATCAAATACTATTTAGTCGATTTTTAATTTCCAATGCTTTTATCAAAGATAATACGATTTTTTATAAAGAGGGTCAGGTAGATTTTGACTGGAGCGTTTATTTTAAATCTTTCAAAACTCAGGCTATTGATCCTTATGAATTTGATTTTGACTTCCCAAATATTCCAATGCCAAATTCTTTTTCTGAAAGTGGCAAAAAAACGAGTAATATTTTTAAAAGCAAAGGTAAATTCGGTCATCATAAAAAGGTAGCAGAAGCATTTCAAAAAGCTTTATGGGACAAAAGCATAGAACGAGATGCTGTTTTAACAACAGGTAATAGAGATGAAGAAATAATTATCCCAGAAAATAAACTTGCTAACTATGCGTTAAATTTACAACATTCTGAGGGTGGGTCTAAAGCGAAATTTTTTAAGGAAGAACTCAATATTGAGAAAGAGGACTGGCGATATTTAGCGGAACAAATAAAATTAGGGTTAAACGATGGTGAAGTACGAGAAATAAGAGTTGATGAGTACGGTATAAAATATCATGTAGATATCCAGATAACCGGTCTTAATGAAACAATTCGTACTGTAAGAACTGCCTGGATTATTCGACCAAAAGAATCAATGCAGTTAGTTACTATTCACCCTGCGAAGGATTTGCCGCATGATGGCTTATCAGAACGACCAATTATTGCTCTGCCAAAAATTTTAGAAGGTAACGACAAATGGAGTGAACTGTTCCGTCTAGCAAATGAAGCGGGTAAGATAGCAGGTGACAAACATATTCCGACACCTATAATTTTCTCAGGTATTTCTGAACCCCATCTAGAAGGAAAATTAGGATGGGCAATAATCTATTTTAAAGACAAAAAACATGATTTTGTTAAATGGCTTAAAAAAAGTAATAAGGGCCGTGTTAACAAAAACGGATATTTATTCGTAATACGTCATAAATCACAGTCTGCCGAGCGAGCACTGGCATACGCACAAGAATTTTCAAGAGTTTTAAGATCAAATGGCGTAGACAGTGAGAGCCAAATACATCTTGACTAA
- a CDS encoding S-layer homology domain-containing protein: MKNKNIMFLAMASALVTPALVAPLNVTAEVVQTASVGDFKDVTKSHPYYKIINEMRDKNIITGYDDGTFKPDAKINRQHAAVLIKRVTSLTPIVPEKAYNDIPSSHMYHDAIKQLQQAGVIKADAKGNFNPTKDLTRGEMALILANAFNLEAMAEHPFKDVSKTSDEGKAIAALYEADITTGYDDGTFKPNESLSRAHYAVFLYRALNYEKNNGKPVEEGPVDIPKLSMGMSLEDFKKVVANDKSLYSVDPNFEAHKAKENSFNDPRHKKLLIEGVEIVKKTNFKYKAVGANIQLEEPNYVSTLPPGFMSTQISLLYNNNTKDIRFNFDFTSEDTVNLSREFFKLAYPELASLDSKINELAKEAREAYAAEKDVHYSEREFTGNVIIEHIGDYKITLGAGQRLEYFRIDLEKE, from the coding sequence ATGAAAAATAAAAATATTATGTTTTTAGCAATGGCGTCTGCATTAGTAACACCTGCATTAGTTGCGCCTTTAAATGTAACAGCAGAAGTTGTTCAAACAGCTTCAGTTGGCGATTTTAAAGATGTAACGAAATCACATCCGTATTATAAAATAATCAATGAAATGCGTGATAAAAATATCATTACTGGTTACGATGATGGAACTTTTAAACCTGATGCAAAGATTAATCGTCAACATGCTGCGGTGCTAATCAAACGAGTAACATCATTAACACCAATAGTACCGGAAAAGGCTTATAACGATATCCCGTCATCACACATGTACCATGATGCTATTAAACAGCTTCAACAAGCAGGAGTTATAAAAGCAGATGCAAAAGGAAATTTCAACCCTACTAAAGATTTAACACGTGGGGAAATGGCGTTAATTTTAGCTAACGCTTTTAATTTAGAAGCAATGGCAGAGCATCCCTTCAAGGACGTAAGTAAGACTAGTGACGAGGGGAAAGCGATTGCGGCATTATATGAGGCAGACATCACAACTGGTTATGATGATGGAACATTTAAACCAAATGAATCATTATCTCGTGCGCATTACGCTGTTTTCTTGTATAGAGCATTAAACTACGAAAAAAACAATGGTAAGCCTGTTGAAGAAGGTCCAGTGGATATTCCGAAGTTAAGCATGGGGATGAGCTTAGAGGATTTTAAGAAAGTTGTGGCTAATGATAAATCACTTTATAGTGTTGATCCCAATTTTGAAGCTCATAAAGCTAAAGAAAATTCTTTTAATGACCCTCGCCATAAGAAATTATTAATTGAGGGAGTTGAAATTGTTAAAAAAACAAATTTCAAATATAAAGCGGTAGGTGCAAATATTCAATTAGAAGAGCCTAATTATGTAAGTACATTACCACCAGGGTTTATGTCTACTCAAATTAGCTTATTGTATAACAATAATACAAAAGACATTCGATTTAATTTCGATTTTACAAGCGAAGATACAGTTAATTTATCTAGAGAATTTTTTAAACTAGCATACCCAGAACTAGCATCATTAGATAGTAAGATTAATGAACTAGCTAAAGAAGCAAGGGAAGCTTATGCTGCAGAAAAAGATGTGCATTATTCAGAAAGAGAATTTACTGGAAATGTAATCATCGAGCATATCGGTGATTATAAAATCACATTAGGAGCAGGGCAAAGACTAGAGTACTTTAGAATTGACTTAGAAAAGGAATAA
- a CDS encoding DUF4238 domain-containing protein produces the protein MSNNSKYHHLIPRTYMRSWKHFQNSIYIIYKKDLKTIKEKNIDNIGGINHYHSIIAGMINVNAEQCNIIFEPLKDFTIMYDEYKIETNDELNHYFYEYDKWNIYYPNGKKISKALKNEIFQKIKSNRIKDIENTWSTNYESDWNNIIEKLSQLAVAGNPLIDLNYDFKKKIIDFIVSF, from the coding sequence ATGTCTAACAACTCTAAATATCATCATTTAATACCACGCACATATATGAGGTCGTGGAAACACTTTCAAAATTCAATTTACATAATTTACAAAAAAGATTTAAAAACAATTAAAGAAAAAAATATTGATAATATTGGTGGAATTAATCATTATCACTCAATTATAGCAGGTATGATAAATGTAAATGCCGAACAATGTAATATTATATTTGAACCACTTAAAGATTTTACAATTATGTATGATGAATATAAAATTGAAACTAATGACGAACTTAATCACTACTTTTATGAGTACGATAAATGGAATATTTATTATCCTAACGGGAAAAAAATTTCAAAGGCCTTAAAAAATGAAATTTTTCAAAAAATAAAATCTAATCGTATTAAAGATATAGAAAATACTTGGAGTACAAACTATGAGAGTGATTGGAATAATATTATAGAAAAGCTATCTCAACTAGCAGTTGCAGGTAATCCTCTAATTGATTTAAATTATGACTTTAAAAAGAAGATTATTGACTTTATTGTCTCATTTTAA
- a CDS encoding carboxypeptidase M32, translated as MTVQQFTDYVKKMQHYQEALGVMYWDMRTGAPKKGLAQRSEVVGTLSASLFDMQTSEQLGELLTALEAQKTDLDYVTRRLVEEVRKNYDQNKKIPAEEYKEYVILQAKAETVWEEAKATNNFAQFLPYLEEIIQWQKKFIQYWGIKNGSTYNTLLDLYEPDMTTDVLDQVFGELRETIVSLVQKIAASPNKPDTSMLFKQFPREAQRALSLEMLAHLGYDFEAGRLDESVHPFMIGINHGDARITTKYDEHDFRSAIFGTIHECGHAMYEQNIDAKLAGTPLAMGTSTGIHESQSLFYENLVGRNEKFWEHNYERLQKHSPEQFGEIPLVDFLRAINMVEPSLIRIEADELTYPLHIMIRYEIERDLFNGDLLAKDLPEVWNAKYEEYLGIRPDNDAKGVLQDVHWAGGMFGYFPSYALGMIYAAQWKHAMDKDLPNFDDLLANGELLPIREWLTEKVHQYGALKKPFELLQEATGEGLNAKYLANYLQEKYTKLYQL; from the coding sequence TTGACTGTACAGCAATTTACAGACTATGTGAAAAAAATGCAGCACTATCAGGAAGCGCTAGGTGTGATGTATTGGGATATGCGCACTGGTGCTCCTAAGAAGGGATTAGCGCAGCGTTCAGAAGTAGTGGGCACATTATCGGCCTCCTTATTTGATATGCAAACGAGTGAACAATTAGGGGAACTACTAACTGCTTTAGAAGCTCAAAAAACAGACCTTGATTATGTTACACGACGTTTAGTGGAGGAAGTGCGCAAAAATTACGATCAAAATAAAAAGATTCCAGCTGAAGAGTATAAAGAATATGTTATTTTACAAGCGAAAGCAGAAACGGTTTGGGAAGAAGCAAAAGCAACGAATAATTTTGCGCAATTTTTACCTTATTTAGAGGAAATCATTCAATGGCAAAAGAAATTTATTCAATATTGGGGCATTAAAAACGGCTCTACATACAATACGTTACTCGATTTATATGAACCAGATATGACTACCGATGTGCTAGATCAAGTATTTGGTGAATTACGTGAAACGATAGTGTCACTTGTACAAAAAATCGCAGCTTCTCCGAATAAACCAGATACAAGTATGTTATTTAAACAATTTCCGAGAGAAGCACAGCGAGCATTATCATTAGAAATGCTTGCACATCTTGGCTATGATTTTGAAGCGGGTCGCTTAGATGAAAGTGTTCACCCTTTCATGATTGGCATCAATCATGGAGATGCGCGTATTACAACGAAATATGATGAGCATGATTTCCGTTCGGCCATCTTTGGCACAATTCATGAATGTGGGCATGCCATGTATGAGCAAAATATTGATGCCAAACTTGCAGGTACACCGTTAGCAATGGGAACATCGACGGGCATCCATGAATCGCAATCACTATTCTATGAAAATCTTGTCGGACGAAATGAAAAGTTTTGGGAGCATAACTATGAACGCTTGCAAAAGCATTCGCCAGAACAGTTTGGAGAAATCCCATTAGTTGATTTTCTTCGTGCCATTAATATGGTAGAACCATCACTTATTCGAATTGAAGCGGATGAGCTAACGTATCCACTGCATATTATGATTCGTTACGAAATTGAACGTGATTTGTTCAATGGAGACTTGCTAGCCAAAGACCTTCCAGAAGTGTGGAATGCTAAGTATGAAGAATATTTAGGCATCCGACCTGACAACGATGCCAAAGGCGTTTTACAAGACGTGCACTGGGCAGGGGGCATGTTTGGTTACTTCCCATCCTACGCACTAGGGATGATATATGCAGCGCAATGGAAGCATGCGATGGATAAAGATCTTCCAAACTTCGATGACTTACTTGCAAATGGCGAGCTCCTGCCAATACGTGAGTGGTTAACGGAGAAAGTACATCAATACGGTGCGCTGAAAAAACCGTTTGAGCTATTACAAGAGGCGACAGGTGAAGGCTTAAATGCCAAGTATCTTGCAAACTACTTACAAGAAAAATATACAAAGCTCTATCAGTTATAA
- the mdh gene encoding malate dehydrogenase, producing MAFRKNKIAVIGAGHTGATLSLFLAQKELGDVVLLDIPEAENPTKGKALDLLQTGPIEKFNVSIHGTSNYEDIAGASIVIITAGIPRKPGMSRDDLVTTNAKIIQHVSKQIKQYAPNSIVVVLSNPVDAMTYVCYKETGFPKNRIIGQSGVLDTARFNAFIAQELQIAPEDVSGFVLGGHGDEMVPLIRYSYAGGIPLEKLIPQDKLQQIVERTRKGGGEIVGLLGNGSAYYAPAAACAQMVEIIMKDQRKIIPSIALLEGEYGYNDLFLGVPTILGGNGIESVIELHLTHEEKTALNQSAEAVKQVLQICQNI from the coding sequence ATGGCATTTCGCAAAAATAAAATTGCTGTTATTGGAGCTGGTCACACTGGTGCAACATTAAGCTTATTCTTGGCACAAAAGGAATTAGGTGATGTAGTGTTGCTAGATATTCCAGAAGCCGAAAATCCAACAAAAGGAAAGGCACTGGATTTATTACAAACAGGACCGATTGAAAAGTTTAATGTATCTATACATGGAACGAGTAATTATGAGGATATTGCAGGTGCATCTATCGTTATTATTACGGCAGGTATCCCTCGGAAACCAGGAATGAGTCGAGATGATTTAGTTACAACAAATGCTAAAATCATTCAGCATGTTTCGAAACAAATAAAACAGTATGCCCCTAATAGCATTGTAGTCGTTTTAAGCAATCCTGTTGATGCAATGACTTATGTTTGCTATAAGGAAACAGGCTTTCCAAAAAATCGTATCATCGGTCAATCTGGTGTGTTAGATACCGCGCGATTTAATGCATTTATAGCGCAAGAGTTACAAATTGCTCCCGAAGATGTATCAGGGTTTGTATTAGGTGGACATGGTGATGAAATGGTGCCATTAATCCGCTATTCCTATGCAGGGGGCATCCCATTAGAAAAGCTTATTCCGCAAGATAAACTACAGCAAATCGTCGAACGTACACGTAAAGGTGGCGGCGAAATTGTTGGTTTATTAGGAAATGGCAGTGCTTATTATGCACCAGCAGCAGCCTGTGCTCAAATGGTCGAAATTATTATGAAGGATCAGCGAAAAATTATTCCTTCGATCGCCCTGTTAGAAGGGGAGTACGGCTACAATGATTTATTTTTAGGTGTACCGACGATTTTAGGCGGCAATGGCATTGAATCGGTCATTGAATTACACCTGACACATGAAGAAAAAACGGCACTCAATCAATCAGCAGAAGCCGTTAAGCAAGTATTACAAATTTGCCAAAACATTTAA
- a CDS encoding BMC domain-containing protein has translation MSSAIGMIETKGLVGSYEAADAMIKASDVTIVKQEFVDGGIVTIVVKGDVGSVQAAVDAGKEAAKRVGELLSAHVIPRPDEEVFNMIKGPETPKKKIAPTPVRAKKTTEATDN, from the coding sequence ATGAGTAGTGCAATTGGCATGATAGAAACAAAGGGATTAGTAGGCTCTTACGAAGCAGCAGATGCGATGATTAAGGCATCTGATGTCACGATTGTCAAACAAGAATTTGTGGATGGTGGTATCGTGACCATCGTCGTAAAAGGTGATGTTGGATCGGTACAAGCAGCAGTCGATGCTGGCAAAGAGGCAGCTAAGCGCGTTGGAGAATTGTTAAGCGCTCATGTCATTCCTAGACCTGACGAAGAAGTATTCAACATGATTAAAGGACCAGAAACGCCAAAGAAAAAAATAGCACCAACCCCCGTGCGTGCTAAAAAAACGACAGAAGCTACGGACAATTGA
- a CDS encoding EutN/CcmL family microcompartment protein, with the protein MQMGRVIGSVWATRKEEGLNGLKLLIIQPIDSNQQPIRTEMVAADRIGAGIGDNVLITSGGSSRYIMKDNPLPIDAVVIGIIDSTDVMRGEDNE; encoded by the coding sequence ATGCAGATGGGAAGAGTGATTGGAAGCGTTTGGGCAACACGCAAGGAAGAAGGGTTGAATGGCTTAAAGCTATTAATTATTCAACCAATTGACTCTAATCAGCAGCCAATTCGCACGGAAATGGTTGCAGCTGATCGCATAGGGGCAGGCATTGGCGATAATGTGCTCATTACGAGTGGGGGATCATCCCGTTATATTATGAAAGATAATCCACTTCCTATTGATGCAGTTGTAATAGGTATTATAGATTCAACAGATGTTATGCGAGGTGAGGACAATGAGTAG
- the pduL gene encoding phosphate propanoyltransferase, with amino-acid sequence MQEQLVQKIVEEVLQQVLKNQPSPPDDGKIPIGVSARHVHLAQAEVEQLFGENYQLTPKFELSQPGQFAAEETVVIAGPKGSIERVRILGPARALTQVEVSWTDAMKLGVKPPLRVSGDIKGSSPVTLIGPKGSVVLTEGLIIAQAHIHMSPADSVRFQVVDGQSVQINVQGIRPIILSNVIIRVSERYRLEMHIDTDEANAGLIQQGAFAEIVNSQAIEPMTAKERSVVVNQTPEKQSIYHFEKKLLSQVEVLEIEAQEIVVPKRTIVTALAYDKIRELNKKLTIRSE; translated from the coding sequence ATGCAGGAACAATTAGTGCAAAAAATCGTTGAAGAAGTTTTACAGCAAGTATTAAAAAATCAGCCTTCCCCACCAGATGACGGTAAAATTCCTATCGGTGTATCAGCTCGACATGTTCATCTTGCACAGGCAGAAGTGGAGCAACTTTTTGGCGAAAATTATCAATTAACGCCCAAATTTGAGCTGTCACAGCCAGGCCAATTTGCAGCTGAAGAAACGGTAGTTATTGCGGGACCTAAAGGCTCTATTGAAAGGGTTCGCATATTAGGTCCAGCACGCGCTTTAACACAAGTGGAAGTTAGCTGGACAGATGCGATGAAACTTGGCGTCAAGCCACCATTAAGAGTATCTGGAGATATTAAAGGCTCAAGCCCTGTTACGCTAATTGGACCAAAAGGTAGTGTCGTACTAACAGAAGGTCTCATTATTGCACAAGCTCATATTCATATGTCACCTGCAGATAGCGTGAGATTCCAAGTAGTGGATGGGCAGTCAGTGCAAATCAACGTTCAGGGAATACGGCCTATTATTTTATCCAATGTGATTATTCGCGTGTCTGAACGCTATCGCTTGGAAATGCATATTGATACAGATGAAGCAAATGCAGGCTTGATTCAACAAGGCGCTTTTGCTGAAATCGTCAATAGCCAAGCGATTGAACCGATGACTGCGAAAGAACGCTCTGTAGTCGTAAATCAAACGCCGGAAAAACAATCGATTTATCATTTTGAAAAAAAGCTCCTTTCACAGGTGGAAGTGCTTGAAATAGAAGCTCAAGAAATTGTTGTGCCGAAAAGAACCATCGTAACAGCGCTAGCTTATGACAAAATAAGAGAGTTGAATAAAAAATTAACGATTCGCTCTGAATAA
- a CDS encoding phosphate propanoyltransferase: MNIKSKAFPVAISARHIHVSEEDLQALFGPNATLTKDFDLSQPGQFAAKERVSIEGPKGVIHNVRVLGPVRAATQVEISRTDAMKLGLTPPVRQSGDIANSASIKLINQRQEIMIEQGVIIAQAHIHMTEEDARVFEVNNNELVSVEVDSERPVTFRGVVVRVSNDFSLEMHIDTDEANAGFIEQQAKGRIVKSF, translated from the coding sequence TTGAACATAAAATCAAAAGCTTTTCCAGTTGCCATTTCAGCTCGTCATATACATGTAAGTGAAGAGGATTTACAAGCACTATTTGGTCCAAACGCAACGTTGACGAAGGATTTCGATCTTTCTCAGCCAGGACAGTTTGCAGCAAAAGAGCGTGTTTCTATTGAAGGACCAAAAGGTGTTATTCACAATGTGCGTGTATTAGGACCTGTTAGAGCAGCAACGCAAGTGGAAATTAGTCGAACAGATGCAATGAAATTAGGTTTAACCCCTCCTGTAAGGCAATCGGGAGATATCGCAAATTCAGCTAGCATCAAACTAATTAATCAACGACAAGAAATTATGATAGAGCAGGGAGTCATTATTGCACAAGCACATATTCATATGACAGAAGAAGATGCGCGAGTATTTGAAGTCAACAATAATGAATTAGTCTCTGTAGAAGTTGACAGTGAAAGACCTGTAACATTCCGCGGCGTAGTCGTGCGTGTATCGAATGATTTTAGCTTAGAAATGCATATCGATACAGATGAAGCGAATGCAGGCTTTATTGAACAGCAAGCAAAGGGAAGAATTGTTAAATCATTTTAA
- a CDS encoding BMC domain-containing protein — MSTALGMVETKGLVGAIEAADAMVKAASVNLVGKVHVGGGIVTVLVRGDVGAVKAATDAGAAAAQRVGELLSVHVIPRPHNELELILPKAEA; from the coding sequence ATGAGTACAGCATTAGGAATGGTAGAAACAAAAGGTCTTGTAGGAGCAATTGAAGCGGCGGATGCAATGGTGAAGGCTGCAAGTGTTAATTTAGTTGGAAAAGTACATGTTGGTGGCGGAATTGTCACTGTCTTAGTTCGAGGCGATGTAGGCGCAGTAAAAGCAGCAACGGATGCAGGTGCAGCAGCAGCTCAACGTGTTGGAGAACTTCTATCTGTGCATGTAATTCCACGCCCGCATAACGAATTAGAATTAATCTTGCCAAAAGCAGAAGCTTAA
- a CDS encoding aldehyde dehydrogenase family protein has protein sequence MASLDKDLLAIQEMRDAVRQANTAQAAYMQFSQQQVDTIVKAVADAAFKEAERLGKMAVQETGMGIPNHKKMKNEVASRDVYEDIKDLKTVGVIGSDRIKKVTEIASPFGVIAGIVPTTNPTSTAIFKTLISLKTRNGLVLSPHPYAVKCTKEALDICRVAAEKAGAPEGLLQCLTMSSMEATQQLMKHPNIHLILATGGGALVKAAYSSGKPAYGVGPGNVPAYIEKSANIQKASRQLVQSKSFDNGTICATEQAIIVDKAIAEQVLAELKKQHAYILSAEEKLKMEKLISPVPGKVNPQIVGKSAVSLANLVGIVVPEETKVLVGLETMIGKNIPFSLEKLSPIFAFYTVEDSTEAKQVMIDLLNIGGRGHSCSIHTENAALAEQFSLDLPVSRIVVNTLSSIGAVGGTTGLAPSFTLGCGTFGGNITSDNITARHLLNIKRMAYGIKDVDVPKPEFDIEPVVENIKAQAPSLDTEVVQQIVDQVLKQITLQTK, from the coding sequence ATGGCTTCTTTAGATAAAGATTTATTAGCCATTCAGGAAATGAGAGATGCCGTTAGACAGGCAAATACAGCACAAGCAGCCTATATGCAATTTTCACAGCAACAAGTGGATACTATTGTAAAGGCTGTGGCGGATGCCGCATTTAAAGAGGCAGAACGATTAGGCAAAATGGCTGTACAAGAAACAGGGATGGGTATCCCAAATCATAAAAAAATGAAAAATGAAGTTGCTTCTAGAGATGTTTATGAAGATATAAAAGATTTAAAGACTGTTGGTGTAATAGGCTCTGATCGTATAAAGAAAGTTACAGAGATTGCTAGCCCGTTTGGTGTTATTGCAGGTATTGTGCCAACAACGAATCCTACTTCAACTGCCATCTTTAAAACACTTATTTCATTAAAGACGAGAAATGGTCTTGTTCTGAGCCCACATCCTTATGCTGTTAAATGTACAAAGGAAGCTTTAGATATTTGTAGAGTGGCGGCGGAAAAGGCTGGAGCACCAGAAGGGTTGTTGCAATGTTTAACAATGTCTTCAATGGAAGCGACGCAACAATTAATGAAGCATCCTAATATTCATTTAATTTTAGCAACGGGTGGCGGTGCATTGGTAAAAGCGGCATACAGCTCTGGAAAACCTGCGTATGGAGTAGGGCCAGGAAATGTGCCGGCTTATATCGAAAAATCAGCCAATATCCAAAAAGCTAGTCGTCAGCTTGTACAAAGCAAATCGTTTGATAATGGCACAATTTGTGCAACAGAGCAGGCCATTATCGTGGATAAAGCTATTGCAGAACAAGTTTTAGCAGAGTTAAAGAAACAACATGCGTATATTTTAAGTGCAGAAGAGAAGTTGAAGATGGAGAAGCTGATTTCTCCTGTGCCAGGAAAAGTAAACCCTCAAATTGTTGGGAAATCAGCAGTGAGCTTGGCCAATTTAGTCGGTATTGTCGTGCCAGAAGAGACGAAAGTACTTGTTGGGTTGGAGACGATGATCGGTAAAAATATTCCATTTTCACTGGAAAAGCTTTCACCGATATTTGCGTTCTACACAGTAGAGGACAGCACAGAGGCTAAACAAGTGATGATCGATCTACTGAACATAGGGGGACGAGGTCATTCATGCTCAATTCATACGGAAAATGCAGCGTTAGCAGAGCAGTTTTCGCTGGATTTACCAGTGTCGCGTATTGTCGTTAACACATTATCTTCGATTGGTGCAGTTGGCGGTACGACTGGATTAGCCCCATCCTTTACATTAGGCTGTGGTACATTTGGCGGCAATATTACGTCCGATAACATTACAGCTAGACATTTATTAAATATTAAGCGTATGGCATATGGCATTAAAGATGTTGATGTGCCAAAACCGGAATTCGATATAGAGCCGGTAGTAGAGAATATCAAGGCGCAAGCACCATCACTAGATACAGAAGTGGTGCAACAAATTGTCGATCAAGTATTAAAGCAAATCACATTACAAACTAAATAA